Proteins encoded in a region of the candidate division WOR-3 bacterium genome:
- a CDS encoding PaaI family thioesterase — MLKDSGRCFACGKDNPRGLQLVVKKTPDGVELDYVLPEHFAGWQGIAHGGIVATILDELLAWACTNAGRNCVTAEMTVRYRRPVKTGSPLRGVGRVTGEKGKLLFTEARLLDESGELVAEATGKMMRVEGKVEE, encoded by the coding sequence GTGCTTAAGGATTCCGGCCGCTGCTTCGCCTGCGGCAAAGACAACCCGCGGGGCCTGCAGCTCGTCGTCAAGAAGACACCCGACGGCGTTGAACTCGACTACGTTCTTCCCGAGCACTTTGCCGGCTGGCAGGGCATCGCCCACGGCGGCATCGTCGCGACCATCCTCGACGAACTCCTTGCCTGGGCCTGCACCAATGCCGGCCGCAACTGCGTCACTGCAGAGATGACGGTACGCTACCGCAGGCCGGTCAAAACCGGTAGCCCGCTCAGAGGCGTCGGCCGCGTCACCGGCGAAAAGGGCAAACTCCTGTTCACTGAGGCCAGGCTGCTCGATGAATCGGGTGAGCTCGTGGCTGAAGCCACCGGCAAGATGATGCGGGTCGAAGGCAAGGTTGAGGAATGA
- a CDS encoding outer membrane lipoprotein carrier protein LolA, whose translation MRRITLLLVCCLCLAAASDHPIWVNLRSTYLGLKTLSGLFTENICSEKEGTCTQFEGRFAISLPDRYRLEVTEGQKQLFVSDGVNVWAYLPEFGRAIKRPPGGVAPIMAFLEPILDSTSTVEVAKDSSGIYVVKVCPDGDMSAMGDLVLELNETGTQIDGFSFRDGMGQKLHFSFYNQDWNPKLDPALFKFKPPKGVTVEK comes from the coding sequence ATGCGACGAATTACTCTCCTTCTCGTCTGCTGCCTCTGTCTGGCGGCAGCGTCCGACCATCCCATCTGGGTGAACCTGCGCTCTACCTACCTTGGACTCAAGACTCTATCCGGCCTCTTCACCGAGAACATCTGCAGCGAGAAGGAGGGTACCTGCACCCAGTTCGAAGGCAGGTTCGCCATCTCACTACCTGACCGCTACCGCCTGGAGGTCACCGAGGGTCAGAAGCAGCTCTTCGTTTCGGACGGCGTCAACGTGTGGGCGTATCTTCCCGAGTTCGGGCGCGCGATAAAACGACCGCCTGGGGGCGTCGCGCCGATCATGGCCTTTCTCGAGCCGATTCTCGACTCCACTTCTACGGTCGAGGTCGCCAAGGACTCCTCCGGCATATATGTCGTGAAGGTCTGCCCGGATGGCGATATGTCGGCCATGGGCGATCTCGTGCTCGAACTGAACGAAACCGGCACCCAGATAGACGGTTTCTCATTCCGCGACGGGATGGGCCAGAAGCTCCACTTCAGCTTCTACAATCAGGACTGGAATCCCAAGCTCGACCCGGCGCTCTTCAAGTTCAAACCGCCCAAAGGCGTAACCGTTGAGAAATAA
- the tuf gene encoding elongation factor Tu codes for MAKEKFSRTKPHVNVGTIGHVDHGKTTLTAAITRVLEKKGLAKYKSYDDIAKASESQGRRDDTKILTIAVAHVEYESDKRHYAHIDCPGHADYIKNMITGAAQMDGAILVVSAADGPMPQTTEHVLLATQVNVPAMVVFLNKVDLVDDPDLIDLVELEIRDILTKYGFPGDKTPIIRGSAIKAISADEGPDFDAILKLVEALDSFIPEPVRITDKPFLMPIEDIFSITGRGTVVTGRVDRGLLKAGEEVEILGFGKHDKVVVTSVEMFRKILEDARAGDNVGLLLRGVAKEDVERGMVIAKPGSIKPHKKFKGEVYILTKEEGGRHTPFFPGYRPQFYIRTTDVTGSCTLPAGVEMVMPGDHVTMDIELISEVALEQNSKFAIREGGRTVGAGTVIQIVE; via the coding sequence ATGGCGAAGGAAAAATTTTCGCGAACCAAGCCGCACGTCAACGTCGGCACCATTGGTCACGTTGACCACGGAAAGACGACGCTGACAGCGGCGATCACCAGGGTCCTGGAGAAGAAGGGCCTGGCGAAGTACAAGAGCTACGATGACATCGCGAAGGCCTCGGAGTCGCAGGGCCGCCGCGATGACACCAAGATCCTGACCATCGCGGTCGCGCACGTCGAGTACGAGTCGGACAAGCGGCACTACGCACACATCGACTGCCCGGGCCACGCCGACTACATCAAGAACATGATCACCGGCGCGGCACAGATGGACGGCGCCATCCTGGTGGTTTCGGCCGCTGACGGCCCGATGCCGCAGACGACCGAGCACGTGCTGCTGGCCACTCAGGTGAACGTCCCGGCGATGGTCGTGTTCCTCAACAAGGTAGACCTCGTCGACGACCCGGACCTGATTGACCTGGTGGAGCTGGAAATCCGTGACATCCTCACCAAGTACGGATTCCCCGGCGACAAGACACCGATTATCCGGGGCAGTGCGATCAAGGCGATAAGCGCTGATGAAGGACCGGACTTCGATGCCATTCTCAAGCTGGTCGAGGCCCTCGATTCGTTCATACCGGAACCGGTGCGAATCACCGACAAGCCCTTCCTCATGCCGATCGAGGACATCTTCTCGATCACCGGACGCGGTACGGTCGTGACCGGTCGAGTTGACCGGGGCCTGCTCAAGGCCGGCGAGGAAGTGGAAATCCTCGGTTTCGGGAAGCACGACAAGGTCGTCGTGACGAGCGTGGAGATGTTCCGCAAGATCCTCGAAGACGCGCGGGCCGGCGACAACGTCGGGCTGCTGCTGCGGGGTGTTGCCAAGGAAGACGTTGAGCGCGGCATGGTCATCGCCAAGCCCGGTTCCATCAAGCCGCACAAGAAGTTCAAGGGCGAGGTGTACATTTTGACCAAGGAGGAGGGCGGACGTCACACTCCGTTCTTCCCCGGTTACCGGCCGCAGTTCTACATCCGGACCACCGACGTCACCGGTAGCTGCACGCTGCCTGCGGGCGTCGAAATGGTGATGCCGGGCGACCACGTGACCATGGACATCGAGCTCATCAGCGAAGTGGCGCTGGAGCAGAACTCCAAGTTCGCCATCCGTGAGGGCGGCCGCACGGTCGGCGCCGGCACGGTCATCCAGATAGTCGAGTAA
- the rpmG gene encoding 50S ribosomal protein L33 has translation MRNFVTLACPECKNRNYHTTKNKKKTERFEAKKFCPSCRKHTMHKEVK, from the coding sequence ATGCGCAACTTCGTCACACTGGCGTGCCCCGAGTGCAAGAACCGGAACTATCACACGACGAAGAACAAGAAGAAGACCGAGCGCTTCGAAGCGAAGAAGTTCTGTCCTTCGTGCCGGAAGCACACGATGCACAAGGAGGTCAAATAG
- the secE gene encoding preprotein translocase subunit SecE: MKDLIKRVRNYLADVWAEMKKVSWVQRKELLTTTLVVILFSTVLALFIGVVDFVFSRLLGIVLR; this comes from the coding sequence ATGAAAGACCTTATCAAGCGGGTAAGAAACTACCTGGCCGATGTCTGGGCCGAGATGAAGAAGGTGTCGTGGGTGCAGCGTAAGGAGCTGCTGACCACGACGCTGGTGGTTATCCTCTTCTCGACCGTGCTGGCCCTCTTCATCGGCGTGGTCGACTTCGTTTTCTCGCGGCTTCTGGGGATAGTCCTCAGGTAG
- the nusG gene encoding transcription termination/antitermination factor NusG, with amino-acid sequence MKFYVVHTYTGREKRVKELLEKAIERLNQPGLFGRVIMPAEKVARVRKSKIVAEERRLYPGYIVVEMELNEQTLSLITSIPGVTHLLGTKLEPMALSEEEVTAMLEQIERGRDQAEPEAPFEKGENVKVAKGPFAGFTGTVDELFAERRRVKVIVTIFGRPTPIDLDFLDVQPI; translated from the coding sequence ATGAAGTTCTACGTCGTCCACACCTACACCGGCCGTGAGAAGCGGGTGAAGGAACTGCTGGAGAAGGCGATCGAACGCCTGAACCAGCCCGGCCTTTTCGGCCGCGTCATAATGCCGGCTGAGAAGGTCGCACGGGTGCGGAAGTCGAAGATTGTCGCCGAGGAGCGACGATTGTATCCGGGATACATCGTGGTGGAGATGGAACTGAATGAACAGACGCTGTCGCTCATTACGTCCATTCCCGGAGTTACCCACCTGCTGGGGACGAAGTTGGAGCCCATGGCCTTGTCCGAGGAGGAAGTGACGGCCATGCTCGAGCAGATCGAGCGGGGACGCGACCAGGCCGAGCCCGAGGCCCCGTTTGAGAAGGGTGAGAATGTCAAAGTGGCCAAAGGACCGTTCGCCGGGTTCACAGGAACGGTCGATGAGCTCTTCGCCGAACGCCGACGGGTGAAGGTCATCGTCACGATTTTCGGTCGGCCCACACCGATTGATCTGGACTTCCTTGACGTCCAGCCAATCTGA
- the rplK gene encoding 50S ribosomal protein L11 has protein sequence MVKKVAAVVRLQIPAGQATAAPPVGPALGQHGVNIAEFIKSFNEATRKETPGMVIPVVLTVYSDRKFTFVTKTPPASVLLKQAAGLAKGSGEPNRATVGTVSRKAVREIAERKMRDLNAADVEAAMKIIEGTARAMGMKVAES, from the coding sequence ATGGTTAAGAAGGTTGCGGCGGTCGTGAGACTCCAGATCCCGGCCGGCCAGGCAACCGCGGCACCGCCGGTCGGCCCGGCCCTGGGCCAGCACGGAGTGAACATTGCGGAGTTCATCAAGTCCTTCAATGAGGCAACCCGCAAGGAGACTCCCGGCATGGTGATCCCGGTCGTCCTGACCGTCTACTCGGATCGGAAGTTCACGTTCGTCACCAAGACCCCACCCGCGTCCGTACTCCTAAAGCAGGCGGCCGGCCTGGCCAAAGGCTCGGGAGAGCCCAACCGGGCGACGGTCGGCACGGTCAGCCGCAAGGCGGTCCGGGAGATTGCGGAACGGAAGATGCGTGACTTGAACGCGGCGGACGTCGAAGCCGCCATGAAGATTATCGAAGGCACGGCCCGCGCTATGGGCATGAAGGTGGCGGAATCATGA